The sequence below is a genomic window from Rhodothermia bacterium.
TCAATCCACAGAAAGAAGTGCCGATACCCTCGGCCAGATAAACATTTGTATGCCTATTATTACGCTATGCAACCACAAGGGCGGTACTGGAAAAACCACAACCACCATCAACCTTGCAACGGCACTGGGGATGTCTGGCTTTAAGACCTTGGTGGTGGATTTGGATCCGCAGAGTTTCTTGTCCGAGATGTTGCGGCTGCCAGTGGTTAAGGAGGAAAACACGACCCTTGCTTTTTTTGGCCTTCACGAATCTCTAAACGATATTCCGGTGGTTAAGGGTCGTTTTTTTGATGTCGTTCCTTCAACGCCCAGCCTCACCAAACTGCTCCGTCATTTAACGAAACCGACCGACGTTTTTTGGATGAAGGAAAATATTGAAAATGGGCACGATTATACCTTTGTCCTCATAGATACAGCGGCGTCATTGTCCGCATTAACCTTTAATGCCTTGGTTGCGAGTGATATGGTCATAATCCCCGTCATTCCCGAATTTCA
It includes:
- a CDS encoding ParA family protein, which encodes MSNQSTERSADTLGQINICMPIITLCNHKGGTGKTTTTINLATALGMSGFKTLVVDLDPQSFLSEMLRLPVVKEENTTLAFFGLHESLNDIPVVKGRFFDVVPSTPSLTKLLRHLTKPTDVFWMKENIENGHDYTFVLIDTAASLSALTFNALVASDMVIIPVIPEFQSVVGAEQTWQTCQMVRKSLNPSLAEPFFLLTKVDARRRMHLRFQQYLREKYDHAVLKHYIRTDTLLTERGLAGASVFEIDLHSRGAKDYANMAEEIIHQFNILPS